The following are from one region of the Phyllostomus discolor isolate MPI-MPIP mPhyDis1 chromosome 9, mPhyDis1.pri.v3, whole genome shotgun sequence genome:
- the MC5R gene encoding melanocortin receptor 5, translating to MNSSFHLYFLDLNLNATESNLSGPNVKNKSSPCEDMGIAVEVFLTLGLISLLENILVIGAIVKNKNLHSPMYFFVCSLAVADMLVSMSNAWETITMYLINNKHLVIADAFVRHIDNVFDSMICISVVASMCSLLAIAVDRYVTIFYALRYHHIMTVKRSGVIIACIWTFCTGCGIVFIIYYESTYVIICLISMFFTMLFLMVSLYIHMFLLVRTHVKRIAALPGYSSVWQRTSMKGAITLTMLLGIFIVCWAPFFLHLILMISCPQNLYCSCFMSQFNMYLILIMCNSVIDPLIYAFRSQEMRKTFKEIICCHGFRVPCTFPSRY from the coding sequence ATGAATTCCTCATTTCACCTGTATTTCTTGGATCTCAACCTGAATGCCACAGAGAGCAATCTTTCGGGGCCAAATGTCAAGAACAAGTCTTCACCATGTGAAGATATGGGCATTGCTGTGGAGGTGTTTCTGACTTTGGGTCTCATCAGCCTTTTGGAGAACATCTTGGTCATAGGTGCCATAGTAAAAAACAAGAACTTGCACTCTCCCATGTATTTCTTTGTGTGCAGTTTAGCAGTAGCGGACATGCTGGTGAGCATGTCCAATGCCTGGGAGACCATCACCatgtacttaataaataataagcacCTGGTGATAGCAGATGCCTTTGTGCGTCACATTGACAATGTATTTGACTCcatgatctgcatttctgtggtggCTTCCATGTGCAGTTTGTTGGCCATTGCAGTGGATAGGTATGTCACTATATTCTATGCCTTGCGCTACCACCACATCATGACAGTGAAGCGTTCCGGGGTGATCATTGCATGCATCTGGACCTTTTGCACAGGATGTGGCATTGTTTTCATCATTTACTACGAATCCACTTATGTCATCATTTGCCTCATCTCCATGTTCTTCACGATGCTGTTTCTCATGGTGTCTCTGTATATACACATGTTCCTTCTAGTACGAACTCATGTCAAGCGGATAGCAGCTCTGCCTGGATACAGTTCTGTGTGGCAGAGGACCAGCATGAAAGGCGCCATCACTCTGACCATGCTGTTGGGCATTTTCATTGTGTGCTGGGCTCcgttcttccttcatctcattttGATGATCTCTTGCCCTCAGAATCTTTACTGTTCCTGCTTTATGTCTCAGTTCAATATGTATCTCATACTCATCATGTGCAATTCTGTGATTGATCCTCTGATATATGCCTTCCGTAGCCAAGAGATGAGGAAGACTTTTAAAGAGATTATTTGTTGCCATGGTTTCAGAGTACCCTGTACGTTCCCTAGCAGGTATTAA